A stretch of the Aegilops tauschii subsp. strangulata cultivar AL8/78 chromosome 4, Aet v6.0, whole genome shotgun sequence genome encodes the following:
- the LOC109768972 gene encoding serine/threonine protein kinase OSK4 isoform X2 — protein sequence MEGNTRGGGHSEALKNYNVGRTLGIGTFGKVRIAEHKHTGHKVAIKILNRRQMRTMEMEEKAKREIKILRLFIHPHIIRLYEVIYTPTDIFVVMEYCKYGELFDCIVEKGRLQEDEARRIFQQIISGVEYCHRNMVAHRDLKPENLLLDSKYNVKLADFGLSNVMHDGHFLKTSCGSPNYAAPEVISGKLYAGPEVDVWSCGVILYALLCGTLPFDDDNIPKLFKKIKGGIYILPSHLSALARDLIPRMLVVDPMKRITIREIREHPWFQNRLPRYLAVPPPDTAQQAKMIDEDTLKEIVNLGYDKDHVCESLCNRLQNEATVAYYLLLDNRFRATSGYLGADYLQSMGRSFNQFTSSESASPSTRQYLPASNDSQGSGLRPYYPVERKWALGLQSRAQPREIMIEVLKALQELNVCWKKNGHYNMKCRWCPGFPQVSDMLDANHSFVDDSTIMDNGDANGRLPAVIKFEIQLYKTKDDKYLLDMQRVTGPQLLFLDFCAAFLTNLRVL from the exons ATGGAAGGGAACACTAGAGGAGGCGGGCATTCTGAAGCGTTAAAGAACTACAATGTGGGCAGAACATTAGGTATCGGCACATTTGGAAAAGTGAGGATTGCAGAGCATAAGCATACAGGGCACAAAGTTGCTATAAAGATTCTGAACCGTCGTCAAATGAGAACTATGGAAATGGAAGAGAAAG CAAAGAGAGAGATCAAGATATTGAGGTTGTTCATTCACCCTCATATCATCCGGCTTTATGAGGTCATTTACACACCTACAGATATATTTGTTGTGATGGAATATTGCAAGTATGGTGAGCTATTCGACTGCATTGTTGAGAAAGGGCGGTTACAGGAAGATGAGGCTCGTCGAATCTTCCAGCAG ATTATATCTGGTGTTGAATACTGCCACAGAAACATGGTTGCTCATCGTGATCTAAAGCCAGAAAACCTGTTACTTGATTCCAAATATAATGTGAAACTTGCCGACTTTGGGTTAAGTAATGTCATGCATGATGGCCATTTTCTGAAGACTAGCTGCGGGAGTCCAAACTATGCTGCACCAGAG GTTATCTCAGGTAAATTATATGCTGGACCTGAGGTTGATGTTTGGAGCTGTGGGGTGATACTTTATGCTCTTCTTTGTGGCACTCTTCCATTTGATGATGACAATATTCCCAAACTGTTCAAAAAGATAAAG GGAGGCATCTATATCCTTCCAAGTCATTTATCTGCTCTTGCAAGGGATTTGATCCCAAGAATGCTTGTTGTTGATCCTATGAAGAGAATCACAATTCGTGAAATTCGAGAACACCCATGGTTTCAGAATCGCCTTCCTCGCTACCTGGCAGTGCCTCCACCAGACACGGCGCAGCAAGCCAAAATG ATTGATGAAGATACACTTAAAGAGATTGTCAACCTGGGATATGATAAAGACCATGTGTGTGAATCATTGTGCAATAGGCTGCAAAATGAG GCAACTGTTGCATATTACTTACTCTTGGACAATCGGTTCCGGGCCACTAGTGGCTATTTGGGGGCTGACTATCTACAATCAATG GGTAGGAGTTTTAATCAGTTTACTTCATCGGAATCAGCAAGCCCAAGTACCAGGCAGTATCTTCCAGCAAGCAATGATTCTCAAGGCAGTGGCTTGCGGCCATATTACCCCGTTGAAAGAAAATGGGCTCTTGGGCTCCAG TCTCGAGCTCAACCTCGTGAGATAATGATCGAGGTTCTAAAGGCACTTCAAGAATTAAATGTCTGCTGGAAGAAGAATGGACACTACAACATGAAATGCAGGTGGTGCCCTGGGTTTCCTCAGGTCAGTGATATGTTAGATGCCAACCACAGCTTTGTTGATGACTCTACCATCATGGATAACGGCGATGCTAATGGGAGGCTACCTGCCGTGATCAAGTTTGAAATCCAG CTTTACAAGACCAAGGATGACAAGTACCTGCTAGATATGCAGAGAGTTACTGGACCTCAGCTCCTCTTTCTGGATTTTTGCGCGGCCTTCCTTACCAACCTTAGGGTTCTATAG
- the LOC109768972 gene encoding serine/threonine protein kinase OSK4 isoform X1 gives MEGNTRGGGHSEALKNYNVGRTLGIGTFGKVRIAEHKHTGHKVAIKILNRRQMRTMEMEEKAKREIKILRLFIHPHIIRLYEVIYTPTDIFVVMEYCKYGELFDCIVEKGRLQEDEARRIFQQIISGVEYCHRNMVAHRDLKPENLLLDSKYNVKLADFGLSNVMHDGHFLKTSCGSPNYAAPEVISGKLYAGPEVDVWSCGVILYALLCGTLPFDDDNIPKLFKKIKGGIYILPSHLSALARDLIPRMLVVDPMKRITIREIREHPWFQNRLPRYLAVPPPDTAQQAKMIDEDTLKEIVNLGYDKDHVCESLCNRLQNEVYANKSQCFIPFSYFIIDFRQCFQATVAYYLLLDNRFRATSGYLGADYLQSMGRSFNQFTSSESASPSTRQYLPASNDSQGSGLRPYYPVERKWALGLQSRAQPREIMIEVLKALQELNVCWKKNGHYNMKCRWCPGFPQVSDMLDANHSFVDDSTIMDNGDANGRLPAVIKFEIQLYKTKDDKYLLDMQRVTGPQLLFLDFCAAFLTNLRVL, from the exons ATGGAAGGGAACACTAGAGGAGGCGGGCATTCTGAAGCGTTAAAGAACTACAATGTGGGCAGAACATTAGGTATCGGCACATTTGGAAAAGTGAGGATTGCAGAGCATAAGCATACAGGGCACAAAGTTGCTATAAAGATTCTGAACCGTCGTCAAATGAGAACTATGGAAATGGAAGAGAAAG CAAAGAGAGAGATCAAGATATTGAGGTTGTTCATTCACCCTCATATCATCCGGCTTTATGAGGTCATTTACACACCTACAGATATATTTGTTGTGATGGAATATTGCAAGTATGGTGAGCTATTCGACTGCATTGTTGAGAAAGGGCGGTTACAGGAAGATGAGGCTCGTCGAATCTTCCAGCAG ATTATATCTGGTGTTGAATACTGCCACAGAAACATGGTTGCTCATCGTGATCTAAAGCCAGAAAACCTGTTACTTGATTCCAAATATAATGTGAAACTTGCCGACTTTGGGTTAAGTAATGTCATGCATGATGGCCATTTTCTGAAGACTAGCTGCGGGAGTCCAAACTATGCTGCACCAGAG GTTATCTCAGGTAAATTATATGCTGGACCTGAGGTTGATGTTTGGAGCTGTGGGGTGATACTTTATGCTCTTCTTTGTGGCACTCTTCCATTTGATGATGACAATATTCCCAAACTGTTCAAAAAGATAAAG GGAGGCATCTATATCCTTCCAAGTCATTTATCTGCTCTTGCAAGGGATTTGATCCCAAGAATGCTTGTTGTTGATCCTATGAAGAGAATCACAATTCGTGAAATTCGAGAACACCCATGGTTTCAGAATCGCCTTCCTCGCTACCTGGCAGTGCCTCCACCAGACACGGCGCAGCAAGCCAAAATG ATTGATGAAGATACACTTAAAGAGATTGTCAACCTGGGATATGATAAAGACCATGTGTGTGAATCATTGTGCAATAGGCTGCAAAATGAGGTATATGCAAACAAAAGTCAGTGCTTCATTCCATTCAGTTATTTCATAATTGACTTTAGACAATGTTTCCAGGCAACTGTTGCATATTACTTACTCTTGGACAATCGGTTCCGGGCCACTAGTGGCTATTTGGGGGCTGACTATCTACAATCAATG GGTAGGAGTTTTAATCAGTTTACTTCATCGGAATCAGCAAGCCCAAGTACCAGGCAGTATCTTCCAGCAAGCAATGATTCTCAAGGCAGTGGCTTGCGGCCATATTACCCCGTTGAAAGAAAATGGGCTCTTGGGCTCCAG TCTCGAGCTCAACCTCGTGAGATAATGATCGAGGTTCTAAAGGCACTTCAAGAATTAAATGTCTGCTGGAAGAAGAATGGACACTACAACATGAAATGCAGGTGGTGCCCTGGGTTTCCTCAGGTCAGTGATATGTTAGATGCCAACCACAGCTTTGTTGATGACTCTACCATCATGGATAACGGCGATGCTAATGGGAGGCTACCTGCCGTGATCAAGTTTGAAATCCAG CTTTACAAGACCAAGGATGACAAGTACCTGCTAGATATGCAGAGAGTTACTGGACCTCAGCTCCTCTTTCTGGATTTTTGCGCGGCCTTCCTTACCAACCTTAGGGTTCTATAG